AACATTTAAGCAATAACAAGAAGTCTGGAATTTGTCCTTGCTTGGACATGAATCTCCAGGAGCCGCCAACATGCACATTTACTGAAAGACTGAATAAAAAACTGCAGCTGCGTCTAAAATTTAAATGATAAATAACATAGTCTTATGAAACTCAGCACTTCAAAATGGGATCAAAATATTCGTTTGCAAATCCAACTCCTCTTTGTAAATCTAGTTTCTACTTTTCTGGTGTTTTTCATTGCTATCTTTAGAACTTTTTTCAGCAGTGGAGAGAGATTCAAAACTGGGAGTCTATAGATTTGGTGGAAATAATAGTGAAATGAATAggcactgctgcagctccaggtcTTAAACAACTTAGAACAAGTCCACATAAGAAGCTGTAGCTTTATACAAAAAGGGGATTTAACGTATTGTTTCTTTGCAGCTTAGGTCTTTATTTCAACCTGTAGAGAGCACAAAATTATTTGGTAACATTTTACGGTTTGCGCAGATGTAATGGACCACAAATTACAGGAATGTGAAGGATTAAGTTTAAAAACATCTGTATTAGAGTCAACAGTTAAAAGGTTTTTGCTGTGTATCCATAATTAAAACGTGCCTTCAACGTTGGTGCCTTCAACTTGGGATATTCACAGCACATTAGTTTATGTTTTAAGCTTATGTGATCTTCAGCCACCCAGTCTGTGTTGACTTTCTTGCAAAAAGCACACATTCTCTGGAGCGGCATAGGAATTTACAAATTCTAACTGGGCCTCTCTGATCAGAAAGATTAAACAAATATGTTGATGAAGGCAGAGGTAAGACTGTTTGCTCAATTATTACACACATTATGTGGTAGACAAATGGCAGAAATCCAAAAGGTCTCTGGAGTTCTGGCTCTTGGTCCAACAGTCCAGCCATTAAAAATCTTCCTCTTAACATAGTTGGAGCCTTTAATGACCTGAACAAATTATCTTTTTAGAGCAGTGTGATTTAAgagtttgattttctttatttaaatggTTTGCAAATCAGCATAGTTATCTGCTATAACTGTTCATCTATTCTGGAACAGGAGAAAAGTTTTTGTATGCTACCTTGGGATGTAAAATTCTTTGTTCAGCTTGGTTGGATTTCTTTACATGTACTATGGACAGGAGTTGCTAAGGAGAGCTTAAACTATGGTGCAGTGATTTACAATTCCTAATAAATGATCCCGGTAGCATCACAGTGCAGTAATAATCAAGCCCTACTAACTACAGTTTACAGAGgctgaaacagcaaaatatgGAAGGAGCCAATGTAGGCTGGAAACCCACAATGTGCTGATGGAAAAATGGAGTGAAAGGATGATTCAATGGCTAAAGTACTGCTTGAGGATTTGGGAGACTCGAACCGAGACCCTGACTTTTCCGCAGAAACCCTGCCTAAAAAAGAACAACCTTGTCCTGTCCACAACAAGCACCAGCTGTTTGTGCTAACAGCTTTTAAGATcattaattttgaatttcaaGTGAAGCCAATAATCaacctgaaaaaacagaaagtgaaaagatgGATTGTTGATACCCTTGCTGTGCCTCTGGCAGTGGTCCCCAGCCACCCCCATCAGACTGAATGCGGAGTCAGCTGTCTGCATGGCCAAAGTCTCAATAGGAGATGTGGCAGCCTCAGGTAAAAGGGAAGAAGGGCGCAGCTGTGGGAGGGGGACAGGataaagaggaataaaaaggtGATGTGATTACAGTTTGACACCTCCAGCCGTGAGATCCTCAGGACAAAGTCTGCCCTCATTTTACCAAGAACCCTTCTCATATTTTGCCTTGCTTCTGTGAGAACAGGACAGAGCCAAGGGTCTGAGCATGACTGTAAACTGCCAGGAGGTAAGATGTAACTTGGACATTGCACTTtatttcttggggttttttagcacCTGCATAAATGGTACATGCCAACACCGCACAATGTGTGATCGTGCTGGAAGGTGGGCAAGAACATGAATTAAACAGTCTGTGAGTCGACATTGTGCGTTCTGCAGTCTGCAGAGGCTGGTGGAGGGGCTTTCCATTGCTGCTGGTGTCTGTGTGCTCTGAGAGAAGAGCAAAGGCTTTAGGCAGAGGGTCCATCCTGCAAACAGCACCTATAGGATCTTGTGTACCCCAGGTCCTGACAAAGAAAAGTAATACCTGATGTTTCATGGGACCTGGAGTAGGGAGAGAAAagctactgaaaatatttcagtatccCTTGCTGCCTTAGTTCAGATTTTAAGTTCCAAAGGGATGAAGGGTGGTCAGCACAGCTCAGAAATGGGTCCTGAAAAGAAAGCTGACTCAAAGCTTTGAAAGTAGCTAAAATTCTGTGGTTTCGGCTCACTTTCCTTTGGTACAACAGGGAGTGAAAGAAAGTACCTGCAACAGTTCCACTTCTGACAAGTCATTCCTGAGTAACAGGGTACAGGCTAGATAAGAAAATGCCAGCAAATCTCATTTCTTAAAgtagtttattttctgttgtacATGCTTACCGCATAACAAAATAATGTCTATATATTTACatgatttaaattaatttcttattaatataattttttattttacttccaGTACCAAATACTCAAAAGTCTCTCCCATTGCCTCAATAACCGCTGTATAGAGTTCCTTTTATTTAACGTGCTCATGAACGAGACAGATTGATAACACTGGAGATAACAGAAAGCCTTGCTGTTTCATCATAGGTGTCTTGGACAATTTAAAGAATGAACAATACAAGTATTTATGACATAAGATTATACTGGATTACTAAAGAAAACTGATGAAAATTGTCTATAAATCATCTACAGTGATCTAAATCCCATAGTTTTTATAGCACATCTGCACACTTCTAGAGCATTTTTGGGTTTAATTATTTGAAGTTTTAATACAAATTTCCCATCTTAAATGGAACTTTATTGCTCCATTCAAGCTCTGATGAATAAAGACCACGCAGTAGCAGTCTGAGTTTACTTATATCACCAAACTCCATTTCCCTTGGTGGTTTTAAGGCTGTCACCATAAGtgctttgaaaagaacaaaggCTCTGTTAGTTTCAGAAGTTTTTAGAGCATCTCCAGTTCAGCTTTTGATTAAGGTTCCTAGAGGTAAAAGTCCATACTGACAATTCAGTACACTATGAGTTTATAATCTTCTCTGTAAACTCAACTTGGATCATAGACCTAGACCAATTGGGAAAAAGCTATCTTGTATTAAAATCACTCCAATTAACTCTACAAATAAAATGTAGGTATTATTAGAGTCTGAAAAGGCCATTCTTGAATACTCTGAACTTTCAAGACTCCTATTAGCTTCAGTTAGATTTCTAAGGCAGTTATGTGATGCTCTCCTTCATATTCTCAGTTTCTTCTACTTGTGAGATTATACCAGTTGTGTTGAGCTTTTATGTTTGCATTAAATAACATTACAAATATTAATTATGCTTTGTGAATATTAAAAACTAAGTCTCTGAGCTAAAGTGTAAGCATGAATGTAAATAACATTCACTCACTCAAAAGGAGTAAGTGAATGCTTTTACCCCAATGCAGAAGGGATAAAGAATCCCTGCTACAAAGAAAACTCAGCTAACTTCATGCAGCTGGCTGCATCCTTCCTTCCGCTACTGCTTCACCTTTTTTGAGCTACTTTCCATACATACCAGCTGATGTAAACCTGTAACTAGGAGGGGCAGAGCAGTTGCAAAAAGGCACAGCTTGTCAATCAATCAGTCAAAATGGTTTTGGATGACTGAGTAGAGAAAGTAGAAGCCCAGTAGGTGGCCACGCATAAAAATCCCATTTGAATAATAGTCCTACAGGATTCATTTACCAGAACTTACTCAAATACAAGCCCCTCCTATCAAAAATCTAGTCTGACAAACTGTATGGGTACCATAAGTAGTTATACAATCCTGACAATAGCTTCTATACTGGGGCTCTCTTCAGAGAACTGTATGTACATGTATGTACACCTTAGAAATGCAAACACTTCAAATGATACATGCATCAAATATTATTCAGCCATGAAAATGTAAGTATGCTACAAAGTAGGATTCAGTCATGAAAAATGTCCAATAACATTAGAGTACGGAGTTTCCATTAAGATCAAACGGTTGGTTTCCCACAGATTTCCCACAAATGATGACTACTACTACATGTTTATTCTGTGGACTAGTAGCAGATGGATATTAGTGGAGATTGATATGTTAGAAGGCTTTTTTCCTGTAATGAAAAAATTGTGCTGTCATGGTAATGGGAAAACAGACTTTTTCCTTGAGTATTCACTTGAAATGGAAGTTCTTAAAGTGTCCAGGGAGTTTTCCATCTGCACAGACTGTGATTTTCTGCACCCCTTTGGGAACAAATCCTTGTAGAATTCCACAGCCTTCTTCTGGAAGTGCTTCCCAACAATTACATACAGGATTGGGTTCAGGCAGCTGTTGCTAAAGGCACAGTACGTAGCTAGCTGGGTCACTGTATCATTGATTTCTTCCAGGCATTTGAAAGTGGGTGCAAAGTAACGGACTGTGTCGATGAACGTGCTGATCTGGAATGGAAGCCAGCAAATGATGAAGAGCAAGAGCACAGAAAGGACCAGCACAGTGGCTTTCCTCTCTGTCTGGACTAACTTCAGTTTTTGTAGCTCACTACTTCGTAAGGCTTTGATGATTTGCACAGTGCAATAGGTAATTACACAGAGTGGGAACACAAAGCCCACAATATTCAGCAAGCAGTTGTTTACAGGCTCCCAGTAGCTGGCTGGATAAACAAGAGCGCAGGCTGTGATGTTGTATTCTTTGTAATACTGTAAATTTCGGAACACCATTGTAGGTGAACATATGAGCAAGGCACATGTCCAGACTACAAAGCTATTCCATTTGGCACAGACAGTTCTTCGCATCCGTCCAAGAGACATGGTTTTCACCAAGGCCAGATAGCGGTCAATGCTCACTAGTGTCAGGAAATAAATGCTAGAATAAAAGTTCATTGTACTCATTATGTTGACAGCTTTACAGAGGAACAGGCCGAAGGGCCATTGAAACTTGTTAGAAATATTAATGGCCCAGAAAGGTAAAACACAGACTAACATTAGGTCAGCGAGGGCCATGTTTGCTAGGTAAATTTCAGCCACTGTGCAGCGACTCTTGTGGAAACACAGGACTATGAGGACAAAGGAATTTTCTATTGCTCCCAGAATAAATATAAACCAGAGGAATCCAGGCTGAAAATCCTGTAGCCATTTCCCTACATCTGAATTAATACATCCATATTGATTCAGCTGATGCACTGCTGAATTATTGTGGAAATTTGCCGGACTGACTGTGAGCTCCTGCATGGCCATGATGTTGTAAAGCTGTGTAACGTTTTCAGTGATGATGGAAACCATATCTGtgtagagaaaaagaaaaagatgacatGAGATTGATACACCCAGCTCATTGCTGCAAAAGACACACTAAGAAAAACTGGCTCTGCTTTTCCTACTGTCCTAAAAAGCGCAGTTTTGAAAAGGCTTACAGTTCTCTGTTGCTTTCTTGTAGACACCCTGCCTGCTCGCAGAGAATTACGTGGACTAAACTGCTAGGGACTGTGTGGACCAATTTTAAGTGGGTGAAACAGAGGGGATAAAGCAACAGCAGACATTGTAGCCAACAGGTTAGCTGAAGAGAACGTTTACCAGTCTTTTTTCACTAGAACCAAGATGCAGCAagtcttttttaattctttgcgGAGGTTGATggttactttcttttcttctctttgtgtATCGATAGCCATAGTCTCCTAAAGGACAGATGTACCTTGTGAGTCTCACGTTGCTCATTGTTAAGCTGCTAGTCTTGTGGCATGTCCCTCAACATTTTACACCCTCTCCTGTAAAGCAATTGGGTGGAATTCAGTGGTGTTTCTTCCTCATACAACACCatgttttttcccaaatgttaTGACATTTAGCTTGCAACTCTAGTTTGCACTGAGAAAGCTGCAGGAGCAAGGATCAGTGTTTGCAAGCGGTGAAGCTTTCTCGACTTCTCATGGGAATCGCTGTgtatttctgtgtctgtgttACAACCTCTTTCTGCAAGCAAGTCACAGAAGAGATAAATGGTTGAATCTTTGTAAGGGAACTTGTTTTTAATAAGTCTGCAGTGGGTGGATTGACAGTTTGGCAAAGACGGTGGCCATCATGTATGCCAGGACCTGCCTGCAGTCAGGCTGCAGTGACACAATTTGATTGTCTCACTGCAAGAGCACAATATGAAAACCAGGTGCTGTACTGTAAATATTCTATGGGTCAGAACAGCTCGCGGTCTTACAGGGAGCTATTTATAGGCATAAATGTCAGATATGTGCTTAACTGTTACTAAGACCAAACAGAAGTTGAGTGTCCAGCACCCACTCAGTACTGTTAAAATGTTAACTGTGGTTTTATTGTTGTGCTCTGACATAACGAATACAAGACTGGTTTTCCAGATCTGTATATATAATTGTCTGGACTGGGTGACAGAAATACTGCTTGTCTTTTTCCAGGTCTTTAAAATACCACTGTTTATATTATGGCTTGATTGGGAGcttttcagatgtatttttaattatgaaatttGTCTGATTCAGTTGGTAACTTGGCAGTAAAAAAAGGACACATTTGTAATTCCTGAAAAGATGGGAATCTCATTGGTACCCTGGTTACTGGATTTGTTGGTTGAAGTGTCAGTGCTCAATATGCATATAGGCATTTGGCTGTTGGGTGCAGAATTACTGAAAAATGGTGGTCACATTTTGTGTACTTAGTTTTAATTAAGCACTGTAGTGCTTGAGAaccaaaagcaaagatgaaGACCACATTTTACTAAGTACAGTAAAGGCAATAAGAAAGGAGACTCTCTCTATACTGTAAAATTTGTGACAGAGGTGTCAGGCAGGACAGGTCACCTGGATAAAACAGGCAAGTGGGACGGAGAAccttgaaagaaaaggcaacCTAAAATGggcacaaaacaaaatgtcagcAACACACATTTCCAGTCCTTCATAACTTGAGCAAAAGACAGTATTTGCATAAACTGGGTAACAACATAAATATTCTCATTCTCTAAGTTCATCCTCTCAAAACCTCAACTTTTCAAGTCCATATCTAACTGCAGAAACATATCTCCATCCTTTATCCTGCCTCTTCATTAACCTTGTCATTGTTAGAACCACTTCAACCTTGAGATACCTGTATCTCTTtgatttctgaatgttttcagcCAGCATCTGGGAAATGGATTGGTGGAGCCTCTTTATTACACAGCATAACGTGTTGTAGACACCCGTCCAGTGACCTGTGCTTTTGGTGACACTGGTTATCTGGAGCTTTTAGGTCTAGTGGATATGGATTTAGTTGTTCTATACTGAAAGCAAATGCCATCTGCAGTGCATGCTATGCAACACGGCCAATATTCTGATTTATGTCCTCTTTTCATCTTCCAGGTGCAAGCAACTTACTGTAGGTTGTAAGTGCTTTGGTTAGAAATCTTACTTTTGTTTGAGCCCTTCCAGGCATAGCAGAGCACCTGCACCTATAGTGCATTTTTCTGCCACTCTGTTTGTTCATATTTCAGGACAATGGAATATAGGACAACACCAAAAGCCTCACTGAAACCCAGATATGCCTGATCTCTCACTTCTGCTTTATCCATTAGGCCAGATTGGATTAGTCTGACACGACTTTATTCTTGACAAATTTATATTGCAGTTCCTTATCACTTTGTTATTCTTTGTTATCCTCTGTATGTGGATATGCtgattatttaatattttgctgTCATGTTGTCCAGGTATTTGAATGAGATTGACAAGTTTGTAAATCCCTGGGTCCTGCTATCTGTGCCTTTTAAAGATAGGTATTGTGTTTTGCCCTCTCTGGGCTTCTGAAGTGTCCCCATTCTCCTTGGTTTCACAGACACAAAAATTGATAGCAAAGATTTCCTCTCCTAATTCCTGAACCATGCCAGGGTGGGTTATATATGACCCTGCCACTTTGCATACCTCCATATAttctttaatttgttctttcccAATTCACATAAATCCAATTCAAATCAATCATCTTAAATATCAGATCACAATCTTCATTTCTAAGAGGACTAACGTGGAGTTGTCATTGAACTTTTCATAATTCTCTGAGTTACttgttccct
The Gavia stellata isolate bGavSte3 chromosome 7, bGavSte3.hap2, whole genome shotgun sequence genome window above contains:
- the BDKRB2 gene encoding B2 bradykinin receptor; translation: MVSIITENVTQLYNIMAMQELTVSPANFHNNSAVHQLNQYGCINSDVGKWLQDFQPGFLWFIFILGAIENSFVLIVLCFHKSRCTVAEIYLANMALADLMLVCVLPFWAINISNKFQWPFGLFLCKAVNIMSTMNFYSSIYFLTLVSIDRYLALVKTMSLGRMRRTVCAKWNSFVVWTCALLICSPTMVFRNLQYYKEYNITACALVYPASYWEPVNNCLLNIVGFVFPLCVITYCTVQIIKALRSSELQKLKLVQTERKATVLVLSVLLLFIICWLPFQISTFIDTVRYFAPTFKCLEEINDTVTQLATYCAFSNSCLNPILYVIVGKHFQKKAVEFYKDLFPKGCRKSQSVQMENSLDTLRTSISSEYSRKKSVFPLP